The genomic region TTCCTAATGCCATCGATCGCGATGAACATGTCTATGTGCTAATCACCCGCTTTCAGGATCTACTTGCCGGTATGCTGCTCACAAGCTATTTCGACCGTGCAAATCAAATGTCGAATACAATATCCCGGTTGATACAACTTGGTTACTCGGAAGAGGTAGAATTGATTTACGTCAATGCCAACTATGTCTCGCTACCATTCAATACGGGGAGAAACCAAGCTCATGGCGGTTGTACAGCGGCGCTGGGACAGCTCTGTTTGAATGCGCGCGACATGTTGGATGGTCCCTTGGTGTTCGATGGTATACCGGAATGGTTGAAACTAAAAAATGGTTATCCGAATGCTCCGTTGGTTGGCATCAATTACCCGCAGCAATTTTGGAACGATCCAGCAACTCGGCTCGATCCCGACATCGCTACTTACAGTCTACTCGATATTACTTCGCGCTATAAATATCTCGGGGCGTTTGTAACGTTCTGGCAATACCTGTCCGAGCAATTGGGAAATTCCGCCGTACGGGCGGTGGCTGTGAATTCGCTGCCCGGTTCAACCGGTTTCAATAGTGCGATGTCTTCGCTGGGGACGGATCGTCGCTTCACTGATTTATTTGAAGATTGGTCGATTGCGAATAAACTCGACGATAGTACGACCGCCAGCATTCGCTATTACCATCGGAATTACAACCCCTCAGTCGTATGGAGTACCACGACGACCAGTTATCCCGATACTGCATTGGGTGACACGCTGCCGGGCAATGCAACCCGCTATCACCGCTTCCAGAATTACAATGGCGGCGACCAAAAACGCCTTCATTTTATTGGGAATAACGGCGGCACCTTCCAAGTGTACCGGCTTCGTACCACCAATGGTCAACGCGCGATTACCCAACTGGCAGTTACAAACGGCGAGTGTATCGAAGAGCTCGCGGGAACCGAAACCGCGCTGATTGTCATGAACGAACAACTGCTGGGCAGCGCAACCTATCAGATCGTCGCCGAGTCGGTATCAACAATTCGTAATCCAGAACCAACCGAGCAATCTTCTCCGCAACCATTTACGTTAAGTGGCAATTCCATTTTGAGCGCCGGTGCCGGGAACTGGACGATTTCGCTTACAAGTGCGGCTCCTGTATCAATTGCGCTTTACGATGTGGCGGGACGGCAATTGTATCAAAATGAGTTTGTATTCTCGACGGGATTACATACCATCAATCTTGCGAACGTATTATCGAAGCATGCCAATGGAACCTATTTCCTGCGGGCAAATACACCTGCCGCGGTAGCGATAAAAAAAATAATCTGGCTGCATTAGAAAGAAATCAAAATGGCAAAATCAAAACTACCGCCGTTCGGCGATCTGCCGGGCTTCGATGTCGAATTGTTTCATGAAGCACTGCTTGCCGGCGACCGCGATGCAGCGTTGGAGGAGTTCTTTATTCTGATTGAAGAAGGACACCCTCCCAGCTTTCTCGGCAGGGTATTGTTCGATGCGATTCTCGAAGTCGGTTCGCTGCAGCAGCTTCCTACAGCAAATGCCGCAATGTCGTTGCTGCCGCATTTACCATCGGAGTTTTCCGGCTTAGCGCTATTGCAGACAGCATCGCTTCTGTTCGTAAAAGAGTGGGGAGAAGCCGAACGATCCAGTCAAGCCGCATCCGCTTCCCGACAATTCGACAACGATGTCCTCAACGGGATACTGCAAGAATCCGCGCTACATCTTGGCGCTGATATCGATACGGAGTTGATGGAGTGGGTGGGAAAACAAGTCGGCGTAACCCAGTTTGAAGAACTCCTTACATTGAATGAGGAGGAATGCGAAGAACTTACCGACGAACAAGCCGACGAAGCGGAAGGGCAATACCTGCAATCGTTACAGGACATTTGTTCGATTGCATCGATTACTGATGATCCGATGCAAGCGGCGTGGATTGCCGAAAGTATTCTGCAGTATCACACTACCTATCTATCGAAACAAACGTTCGATCAAGCTGCTTGCGATGCACTGTTATCAACATTGAAAACGATTCCGCAGTTGCCGGAGTTCCCGGTTGCCGAACAGCAGGATCAATACAACCTACTCGACTTTGCCGTGTTTGTCGAGACTGGAAAGCGAACGCCCGCTTTGCGTTTTCTCCATGCTTGGCTTGCGGCTAAAGGTAGTGCTGAACCAGTGTGGGGCGTATTGGCGCGCTGTGCGGTTCGCGCTGACGCCGATGGTCAGATGGGAATGGGAATTCGTTTAGTATCGGGATTGCTGGCAATGGATCGCAACTTCAACCCGGATAAACAGCCGGCGATGCTATATGCTGCAACCGGCTTGTTATCTCAGTTCCCAAAGCAATTCAAACTCTTCAGAAAATTCTATTTGGAAGAGTACTAAGCGGTCGAATATCGTTCGACGAAAAAATGCGTGGCTCAAACCACGCATTTTCTCTTTCCGATAAGCAACGAACTCTTACTATGCGTTCTCGTCGCTCGATGGTCGCAAATTGCTCGTAATCTGAACGCCCATGATTGCCAGCTCATGGAACAATTTGTCAGAGGGGACGACAATCTCCTGATGGATCGCGCCGCGCTCGGTGATTGTACCATTCGCCAGGAATTTTCCGATGATGGCAAGCGGATAGGCGGTCGTTCGCTGCATTGCGCTAAATCCGGTTTTCCGGTCGAACGTATCGATCATTTCGTATGTGACTTTCTGTTCGTGACCGTTCTTAGTTCCCTTTAACTCGACGCGCAACAATACAACATCCGGTTGATCGTGAGGACAAGTGCGGCGAAAAATCTCTTCCAATAGCTCTCGTGGTTTCAATGCGCCGCCCGGTAATTGCCAAAGATTGCGATCTGCCAACCCGCAATCGAGCAACGTTCGCACTTTTTCGCAATGACCCGGGTAGCGAATCGTTTTGTAATCGAGATTCTTTACTCGACCACGTAATGTCGTTGGTAATGTAGAAGTGCCGCCCGATGTCGTAAACGCCTCGAGGTGTCCCCACGGCGGGGAAAAGGGAATTTCCTCTAACTCACCCATCGGCGTTAATTGTTTTACAACACCATTCCGTAGCGCCAACGCTGGCTCAACATATTCGTTCACTAACCCTTCCGGAGAAAACACCAGTGAGTATTTGAACGGTCCCTCGGGTGACTGTGGCAAACCGCCGCATCGCAGTTTGATCCATTCCACTTCATCGAAAAAGGGTAACCCATTCATTGCGACAACGCCCGCTAATCCGGGTGCTAATCCACAATCCGGTACAAGCGTCACCCCTGCCGCTTTTGCGAGTGGCGATAAGGCGAGGA from bacterium harbors:
- a CDS encoding T9SS type A sorting domain-containing protein yields the protein MHRLVFHSVVVFLLCISGLFATANSVAVGDTRTFWVTSFVNWPLVIPNSDKYETPATCRAVTDHCYIFVQDSAWGTGLGVVTQSHVDDFVTALETRTPARTDSGLMETIPTTCGAFPNAIDRDEHVYVLITRFQDLLAGMLLTSYFDRANQMSNTISRLIQLGYSEEVELIYVNANYVSLPFNTGRNQAHGGCTAALGQLCLNARDMLDGPLVFDGIPEWLKLKNGYPNAPLVGINYPQQFWNDPATRLDPDIATYSLLDITSRYKYLGAFVTFWQYLSEQLGNSAVRAVAVNSLPGSTGFNSAMSSLGTDRRFTDLFEDWSIANKLDDSTTASIRYYHRNYNPSVVWSTTTTSYPDTALGDTLPGNATRYHRFQNYNGGDQKRLHFIGNNGGTFQVYRLRTTNGQRAITQLAVTNGECIEELAGTETALIVMNEQLLGSATYQIVAESVSTIRNPEPTEQSSPQPFTLSGNSILSAGAGNWTISLTSAAPVSIALYDVAGRQLYQNEFVFSTGLHTINLANVLSKHANGTYFLRANTPAAVAIKKIIWLH
- a CDS encoding saccharopine dehydrogenase NADP-binding domain-containing protein gives rise to the protein MKYWVLGCGRIGIAAIYYLLNDDQTTAVTITDASVAALRSAADKLLRAGVAKDRIDAVATFLPMEGVSGLAEKLEPGAVVLSCLPYSLNPLAAKAAVESKCHFADLGGNIEATAEVLALSPLAKAAGVTLVPDCGLAPGLAGVVAMNGLPFFDEVEWIKLRCGGLPQSPEGPFKYSLVFSPEGLVNEYVEPALALRNGVVKQLTPMGELEEIPFSPPWGHLEAFTTSGGTSTLPTTLRGRVKNLDYKTIRYPGHCEKVRTLLDCGLADRNLWQLPGGALKPRELLEEIFRRTCPHDQPDVVLLRVELKGTKNGHEQKVTYEMIDTFDRKTGFSAMQRTTAYPLAIIGKFLANGTITERGAIHQEIVVPSDKLFHELAIMGVQITSNLRPSSDENA